The following proteins are encoded in a genomic region of Budorcas taxicolor isolate Tak-1 unplaced genomic scaffold, Takin1.1 scaffold275, whole genome shotgun sequence:
- the LOC128071173 gene encoding steroid 17-alpha-hydroxylase/17,20 lyase isoform X4 has translation MWVLLAVFLLTLAYLFWPKTKHSGAKYPRSLPSLPLVGSLPFLPRRGQQHENFFKLQEKYGPIYSFRLGSKTTVMIGHHQLAREVLLKKGKEFSGRPKVATLDILSDNQKGIAFADHGAHWQLHRKLVLNAFALFKDGNLKLEKIINQEANVLCDFLATQHGQSIDLSEPLSLAVTNIISFICFNFSFKNEDPALKAIQNVNDGILEVLSKEVLLDIFPALKIFPSKAMEKMKGCVETRNELLNEILEKCQENFTSDSITNLLHILMQAKVNADNNNAGPDQDSKLLSNRHMLATIADIFGAGVETTTSVIKWIVAYLLHHPSLKKRIQDSIDQNIGFNRTPTISDRNRLVLLEATIREVLRIRPVAPMLIPHKAIIDSSIGDLTIDKGTDVVVNLWALHHNEKEWQQPDLFMPERFLDPTGTQLISPSLSYLPFGAGPRSCVGEMLARQELFLFMSRLLQRFNLEIPDDGKLPSLEGNPSLVLQIKPFKVKIEVRQAWKEAQAEGSTS, from the exons ATGTGGGTGCTCTTGGCTGTCTTTCTGCTCACCCTCGCCTATTTATTTTGGCCCAAGACCAAGCACTCTGGTGCCAAGTACCCCAGGAGCCTCCCATCCCTGCCCCTGGTGGGCAGCCTGCCGTTCCTCCCCAGACGTGGCCAGCAACACGAGAACTTCTTCAAGCTGCAGGAAAAATATGGCCCCATCTATTCCTTTCGTTTGGGTTCCAAGACTACTGTGATGATTGGACACCACCAGTTGGCCAGGGAGGTGCTTCTCAAGAAGGGCAAGGAATTCTCTGGGCGTCCCAAAGTG GCCACTCTAGACATCCTGTCAGACAACCAAAAGGGCATTGCCTTTGCCGACCATGGTGCCCACTGGCAGCTGCATCGGAAGCTGGTACTGAATGCCTTTGCCCTGTTCAAGGATGGCAACCTGAAGTTAGAGAAGATCA TTAATCAGGAAGCCAACGTGCTGTGTGATTTCCTGGCTACCCAGCATGGACAGTCCATAGATCTGTCCGAGCCTCTCTCTCTGGCGGTCACCAACATAATCAGCTTTATCTGCTTCAACTTCTCCTTCAAGAATGAGGATCCTGCCCTGAAGGCCATACAAAATGTCAATGATGGCATCCTGGAGGTTCTGAGCAAGGAAGTTCTGTTAGACATATTCCCTGCGCTGAAG ATTTTCCCCAGCAAAGCCATGGAAAAGATGAAGGGTTGTGTTGAGACGCGAAATGAATTGCTGAATGAAATCCTTGAAAAATGTCAG GAGAACTTCACCAGCGACTCCATCACTAACTTGCTGCACATACTGATGCAAGCCAAGGTGAATGCAGACAATAACAACGCTGGCCCAGACCAGGATTCAAAGCTGCTTTCAAACAGACACATGCTCGCTACCATAGCGGACATCTTCGGGGCTGGTGTAGAGACCACCACCTCTGTGATAAAGTGGATCGTGGCCTACCTGCTACACCATCCTTCG TTGAAGAAGAGGATCCAGGATAGCATTGACCAGAATATAGGTTTCAATCGCACCCCAACCATCAGTGACCGGAACCGCCTTGTCCTGCTGGAGGCGACCATCCGAGAGGTGCTCCGAATCCGGCCTGTGGCCCCTATGCTGATCCCCCACAAGGCTATCATTGACTCCAG CATTGGCGACCTTACCATTGACAAGGGCACAGACGTTGTGGTCAACCTGTGGGCACTGCATCACAATGAGAAGGAGTGGCAGCAGCCTGACCTGTTCATGCCCG AGCGCTTCTTGGACCCCACGGGTACGCAACTCATCTCGCCATCGTTAAGCTACTTGCCCTTTGGAGCCGGACCCCGCTCCTGTGTAGGTGAGATGCTAGCCCGCCAGGAGCTCTTCCTCTTCATGTCCCGGCTGCTGCAGAGGTTCAACCTGGAGATCCCGGATGATGGGAAGCTGCCCTCTCTGGAGGGCAATCCCAGTCTCGTCTTGCAGATCAAACCTTTCAAGGTGAAGATCGAGGTGCGCCAGGCCTGGAAGGAAGCCCAGGCTGAGGGTAGCACCTCATGA
- the LOC128071173 gene encoding steroid 17-alpha-hydroxylase/17,20 lyase isoform X3, whose product MWVLLAVFLLTLAYLFWPKTKHSGAKYPRSLPSLPLVGSLPFLPRRGQQHENFFKLQEKYGPIYSFRLGSKTTVMIGHHQLAREVLLKKGKEFSGRPKVATLDILSDNQKGIAFADHGAHWQLHRKLVLNAFALFKDGNLKLEKIINQEANVLCDFLATQHGQSIDLSEPLSLAVTNIISFICFNFSFKNEDPALKAIQNVNDGILEVLSKEVLLDIFPALKIFPSKAMEKMKGCVETRNELLNEILEKCQENFTSDSITNLLHILMQAKVNADNNNAGPDQDSKLLSNRHMLATIADIFGAGVETTTSVIKWIVAYLLHHPSLKKRIQDSIDQNIGFNRTPTISDRNRLVLLEATIREVLRIRPVAPMLIPHKAIIDSSIGDLTIDKGTDVVVNLWALHHNEKEWQQPDLFMPERFLDPTGTQLISPSLSYLPFGAGPRSCVGEMLARQELFLFMSRLLQRFNLEIPDDGKLPSLEGNPSLVLQIKPFKVKIEVRQAWKEAQAEGSTS is encoded by the exons ATGTGGGTGCTCTTGGCTGTCTTTCTGCTCACCCTCGCCTATTTATTTTGGCCCAAGACCAAGCACTCTGGTGCCAAGTACCCCAGGAGCCTCCCATCCCTGCCCCTGGTGGGCAGCCTGCCGTTCCTCCCCAGACGTGGCCAGCAACACGAGAACTTCTTCAAGCTGCAGGAAAAATATGGCCCCATCTATTCCTTTCGTTTGGGTTCCAAGACTACTGTGATGATTGGACACCACCAGTTGGCCAGGGAGGTGCTTCTCAAGAAGGGCAAGGAATTCTCTGGGCGTCCCAAAGTG GCCACTCTAGACATCCTGTCAGACAACCAAAAGGGCATTGCCTTTGCCGACCATGGTGCCCACTGGCAGCTGCATCGGAAGCTGGTACTGAATGCCTTTGCCCTGTTCAAGGATGGCAACCTGAAGTTAGAGAAGATCA TTAATCAGGAAGCCAACGTGCTGTGTGATTTCCTGGCTACCCAGCATGGACAGTCCATAGATCTGTCCGAGCCTCTCTCTCTGGCGGTCACCAACATAATCAGCTTTATCTGCTTCAACTTCTCCTTCAAGAATGAGGATCCTGCCCTGAAGGCCATACAAAATGTCAATGATGGCATCCTGGAGGTTCTGAGCAAGGAAGTTCTGTTAGACATATTCCCTGCGCTGAAG ATTTTCCCCAGCAAAGCCATGGAAAAGATGAAGGGTTGTGTTGAGACGCGAAATGAATTGCTGAATGAAATCCTTGAAAAATGTCAG GAGAACTTCACCAGCGACTCCATCACTAACTTGCTGCACATACTGATGCAAGCCAAGGTGAATGCAGACAATAACAACGCTGGCCCAGACCAGGATTCAAAGCTGCTTTCAAACAGACACATGCTCGCTACCATAGCGGACATCTTCGGGGCTGGTGTGGAGACCACCACCTCTGTGATAAAGTGGATCGTGGCCTACCTGCTACACCATCCTTCG TTGAAGAAGAGGATCCAGGATAGCATTGACCAGAATATAGGTTTCAATCGCACCCCAACCATCAGTGACCGGAACCGCCTTGTCCTGCTGGAGGCGACCATCCGAGAGGTGCTCCGAATCCGGCCTGTGGCCCCTATGCTGATCCCCCACAAGGCTATCATTGACTCCAG CATTGGCGACCTTACCATTGACAAGGGCACAGACGTTGTGGTCAACCTGTGGGCACTGCATCACAATGAGAAGGAGTGGCAGCAGCCTGACCTGTTCATGCCCG AGCGCTTCTTGGACCCCACGGGTACGCAACTCATCTCGCCATCGTTAAGCTACTTGCCCTTTGGAGCCGGACCCCGCTCCTGTGTAGGTGAGATGCTAGCCCGCCAGGAGCTCTTCCTCTTCATGTCCCGGCTGCTGCAGAGGTTCAACCTGGAGATCCCGGATGATGGGAAGCTGCCCTCTCTGGAGGGCAATCCCAGTCTCGTCTTGCAGATCAAACCTTTCAAGGTGAAGATCGAGGTGCGCCAGGCCTGGAAGGAAGCCCAGGCTGAGGGTAGCACCTCATGA
- the LOC128071173 gene encoding steroid 17-alpha-hydroxylase/17,20 lyase isoform X1, with amino-acid sequence MWVLLAVFLLTLAYLFWPKTKHSGAKYPRSLPSLPLVGSLPFLPRRGQQHENFFKLQEKYGPIYSFRLGSKTTVMIGHHQLAREVLLKKGKEFSGRPKVATLDILSDNQKGIAFADHGAHWQLHRKLVLNAFALFKDGNLKLEKIINQEANVLCDFLATQHGQSIDLSEPLSLAVTNIISFICFNFSFKNEDPALKAIQNVNDGILEVLSKEVLLDIFPALKIFPSKAMEKMKGCVETRNELLNEILEKCQENFTSDSITNLLHILMQAKVNADNNNAGPDQDSKLLSNRHMLATIADIFGAGVETTTSVIKWIVAYLLHHPSLKKRIQDSIDQNIGFNRTPTISDRNRLVLLEATIREVLRIRPVAPMLIPHKAIIDSSIGDLTIDKGTDVVVNLWALHHNEKEWQQPDLFMPERFLDPTGTQLISPSLSYLPFGAGPRSCVGEMLARQELFLFMSRLLQRFNLEIPDDGKLPSLEGNPSLVLQIKPFKVKIEVRQAWKEAQAEGSTS; translated from the exons ATGTGGGTGCTCTTGGCTGTCTTTCTGCTCACCCTCGCCTATTTATTTTGGCCCAAGACCAAGCACTCTGGTGCCAAGTACCCCAGGAGCCTCCCATCCCTGCCCCTGGTGGGCAGCCTGCCGTTCCTCCCCAGACGTGGCCAGCAACACGAGAACTTCTTCAAGCTGCAGGAAAAATATGGCCCCATCTATTCCTTTCGTTTGGGTTCCAAGACTACTGTGATGATTGGACACCACCAGTTGGCCAGGGAGGTGCTTCTCAAGAAGGGCAAGGAATTCTCTGGGCGTCCCAAAGTG GCCACTCTAGACATCCTGTCAGACAACCAAAAGGGCATTGCCTTTGCCGACCATGGTGCCCACTGGCAGCTGCATCGGAAGCTGGTACTGAATGCCTTTGCCCTGTTCAAGGATGGCAACCTGAAGTTAGAGAAGATCA TTAATCAGGAAGCCAACGTGCTGTGTGATTTCCTGGCTACCCAGCATGGACAGTCCATAGATCTGTCCGAGCCTCTCTCTCTGGCGGTCACCAACATAATCAGCTTTATCTGCTTCAACTTCTCCTTCAAGAATGAGGATCCTGCCCTGAAGGCCATACAAAATGTCAATGATGGCATCCTGGAGGTTCTGAGCAAGGAAGTTCTGTTAGACATATTCCCTGCGCTGAAG ATTTTCCCCAGCAAAGCCATGGAAAAGATGAAGGGTTGTGTTGAGACGCGAAATGAATTGCTGAATGAAATCCTTGAAAAATGTCAG GAGAACTTCACCAGCGACTCCATCACTAACTTGCTGCACATACTGATGCAAGCCAAGGTGAATGCAGACAATAACAACGCTGGCCCAGACCAGGATTCAAAGCTGCTTTCAAACAGACACATGCTCGCTACCATAGCGGACATCTTCGGGGCTGGTGTGGAGACCACCACCTCTGTGATAAAGTGGATCGTGGCCTACCTGCTACACCATCCTTCG TTGAAGAAGAGGATCCAGGATAGCATTGACCAGAATATAGGTTTCAATCGCACCCCAACCATCAGTGACCGGAACCGCCTTGTCCTGCTGGAGGCGACCATCCGAGAGGTGCTCCGAATCCGGCCTGTGGCCCCTATGCTGATCCCCCACAAGGCTATCATTGACTCCAG CATTGGCGACCTTACCATTGACAAGGGCACAGACGTTGTGGTCAACCTGTGGGCACTGCATCACAATGAGAAGGAGTGGCAGCAGCCTGACCTGTTCATGCCCG AGCGCTTCTTGGACCCCACGGGTACGCAACTCATCTCGCCATCATTAAGCTACTTGCCCTTTGGAGCCGGACCCCGCTCCTGTGTAGGTGAGATGCTAGCCCGCCAGGAGCTCTTCCTCTTCATGTCCCGGCTGCTGCAGAGGTTCAACCTGGAGATCCCGGATGATGGGAAGCTGCCCTCTCTGGAGGGCAATCCCAGTCTCGTCTTGCAGATCAAACCTTTCAAGGTGAAGATCGAGGTGCGCCAGGCCTGGAAGGAAGCCCAGGCTGAGGGTAGCACCTCATGA
- the LOC128071173 gene encoding steroid 17-alpha-hydroxylase/17,20 lyase isoform X5: protein MIGHHQLAREVLLKKGKEFSGRPKVATLDILSDNQKGIAFADHGAHWQLHRKLVLNAFALFKDGNLKLEKIINQEANVLCDFLATQHGQSIDLSEPLSLAVTNIISFICFNFSFKNEDPALKAIQNVNDGILEVLSKEVLLDIFPALKIFPSKAMEKMKGCVETRNELLNEILEKCQENFTSDSITNLLHILMQAKVNADNNNAGPDQDSKLLSNRHMLATIADIFGAGVETTTSVIKWIVAYLLHHPSLKKRIQDSIDQNIGFNRTPTISDRNRLVLLEATIREVLRIRPVAPMLIPHKAIIDSSIGDLTIDKGTDVVVNLWALHHNEKEWQQPDLFMPERFLDPTGTQLISPSLSYLPFGAGPRSCVGEMLARQELFLFMSRLLQRFNLEIPDDGKLPSLEGNPSLVLQIKPFKVKIEVRQAWKEAQAEGSTS from the exons ATGATTGGACACCACCAGTTGGCCAGGGAGGTGCTTCTCAAGAAGGGCAAGGAATTCTCTGGGCGTCCCAAAGTG GCCACTCTAGACATCCTGTCAGACAACCAAAAGGGCATTGCCTTTGCCGACCATGGTGCCCACTGGCAGCTGCATCGGAAGCTGGTACTGAATGCCTTTGCCCTGTTCAAGGATGGCAACCTGAAGTTAGAGAAGATCA TTAATCAGGAAGCCAACGTGCTGTGTGATTTCCTGGCTACCCAGCATGGACAGTCCATAGATCTGTCCGAGCCTCTCTCTCTGGCGGTCACCAACATAATCAGCTTTATCTGCTTCAACTTCTCCTTCAAGAATGAGGATCCTGCCCTGAAGGCCATACAAAATGTCAATGATGGCATCCTGGAGGTTCTGAGCAAGGAAGTTCTGTTAGACATATTCCCTGCGCTGAAG ATTTTCCCCAGCAAAGCCATGGAAAAGATGAAGGGTTGTGTTGAGACGCGAAATGAATTGCTGAATGAAATCCTTGAAAAATGTCAG GAGAACTTCACCAGCGACTCCATCACTAACTTGCTGCACATACTGATGCAAGCCAAGGTGAATGCAGACAATAACAACGCTGGCCCAGACCAGGATTCAAAGCTGCTTTCAAACAGACACATGCTCGCTACCATAGCGGACATCTTCGGGGCTGGTGTGGAGACCACCACCTCTGTGATAAAGTGGATCGTGGCCTACCTGCTACACCATCCTTCG TTGAAGAAGAGGATCCAGGATAGCATTGACCAGAATATAGGTTTCAATCGCACCCCAACCATCAGTGACCGGAACCGCCTTGTCCTGCTGGAGGCGACCATCCGAGAGGTGCTCCGAATCCGGCCTGTGGCCCCTATGCTGATCCCCCACAAGGCTATCATTGACTCCAG CATTGGCGACCTTACCATTGACAAGGGCACAGACGTTGTGGTCAACCTGTGGGCACTGCATCACAATGAGAAGGAGTGGCAGCAGCCTGACCTGTTCATGCCCG AGCGCTTCTTGGACCCCACGGGTACGCAACTCATCTCGCCATCATTAAGCTACTTGCCCTTTGGAGCCGGACCCCGCTCCTGTGTAGGTGAGATGCTAGCCCGCCAGGAGCTCTTCCTCTTCATGTCCCGGCTGCTGCAGAGGTTCAACCTGGAGATCCCGGATGATGGGAAGCTGCCCTCTCTGGAGGGCAATCCCAGTCTCGTCTTGCAGATCAAACCTTTCAAGGTGAAGATCGAGGTGCGCCAGGCCTGGAAGGAAGCCCAGGCTGAGGGTAGCACCTCATGA